GTTGGAAGCAACCTTAGAGAAATATTTAACGCTTCTTCCAGCTCATCCTGATATTTATCCCATACGATTTGCTCGTACATACGAGTCGTCCCAGGAGATCCAACCTCTTGTGCATTAGTAGTGCTAAACCCGCTGTATCCTGTGCGATAAATATTACTTTCAGGAGTCTTTTTCAAGGATAGTCCAAACAGCTGCATCTTCCGATCTGTATTGTTTTCAATTGTATACAGAACCGCAATCCCTCTTCGATCGGCCATAATTCCATTAACCGTCCACTTTATCCCGTCCACCTCAGGTGAAGAAATATTCACTTCCCTCATCATCCCTGCATCAAGTGCTGATTTAATCGTCAGATTATTTGCAATAATGGGTCTAAACACCTCAAGCTGTCCCCAGCTTTTTGGAGGTAACTGCGCACGTACAGGAACGGCCAGCTGATTTGCCCAAGGCACAATAATGAGTAAGGCGATGGCCAAGACCGCCAACACAACAACAGCGTACCTTTTTCTAAAAGACAACCTTTTACCGTTACCAAGCTGCATCCCTTTGCGAATCGCCGCGTCCAGTTTAACATCTGGGATTTCCTCAGCATCGACATTGATTCTCTGAAAAAAGTCATTAAGAAGCTTTTCCTCTGACTCAGCCATAAAATAGATCCCCCTTCCGTTTCATTCTGTCGCGCAGTTGTTTCAGACCTTTGTTGAGCCACGTCTTCACTGTGCCCTCCGGTTTATCAAGAATCTCTGCAATTTCTGTAAGCGTCATATCCTTGTAATACTTAAGCACAAGCACCTGACGATACTTCGGCTTTACCCCATCCAGCGCTTGCTCCATGTCTAGTCTGCGGTCGCTTTTCATCTCCATGATCCCCTCATCGCTTCGAGCAGCTGCTGCGACTGTGTTCCTCTTTCTGCGCTTTAACTCATCGTTACAGCAATTGATCAGAATACGTGTTAACCAAGGAGCAAACCTCTCGGAGTCCTTTAAGCTCTTACGCTTAATCCATGCGCGGCAGGTTGCCTCCTGCAGAA
This window of the Paenibacillus sp. FSL R10-2734 genome carries:
- a CDS encoding sigma-70 family RNA polymerase sigma factor, with the protein product MEHIINDEMKIVATDEETFYELVAVQKRKLYSIAYSYLRNEADSLEVLQEATCRAWIKRKSLKDSERFAPWLTRILINCCNDELKRRKRNTVAAAARSDEGIMEMKSDRRLDMEQALDGVKPKYRQVLVLKYYKDMTLTEIAEILDKPEGTVKTWLNKGLKQLRDRMKRKGDLFYG